Within the Streptomyces sp. NBC_00440 genome, the region CGTGCCGGTACTCCCGGGTGCTCCGTGTCTCCCGAGACGTGCACTGCAACCAGCAGTCTGGCCTGCACAGACTTCGGGAAATCCCAGAAGACGCCGGGCGCTGCCACCTATGTCGCGTCGGTTCAGGATGGCTGGGTGGCTCTGGTGCCGGAGGTTCGGAGGGCATCAATGAGGGGTCGCCGGTCCAGGTAGTAGCGCAATCGCACCCCGGGCCGGTCCCTCTTCGGGGCGGTGAGGTCGGCGGTGGCGGTTTCCCAGCAGGCGGCGATTGCCTCCTTGAGGATCGCTGCGGATTCGTTGTCCACGGCCTCGACCTCCAGGACGCGCTCCGGCTCCCGGCCACGCTCCTCGGCCGGGTTCTCGCCGGGGTGAAGCGGGGGCCGGTTCGGCAGGGCAGCCGCCCCGACCTCGTGCTCGTGCCGGGACGGCTTGGAGACGGTTGAGGTGACAGCGAGGATGATCCCGATCTGTTCGGCGAAGTCCGGTCCGGGCAGCGGGATTTCGTAGTCAGGGTTGCGCGCGTACCCGGCGGCGACCGCGCCCGAGACGTAGTCCATGACCGCGATCATCGCCTCCGTGCGGCTTCGGCCGGCCGCGGGGATGAGATGCCGGAGGATCCGCAGGACGGTGGGGACGCTGGTGTCGCAGTCCTGGCGGTCGATACCGCTCTGTTCGAGCCAGAAGGCCGCCGCGTGGCTGTCGCCGAGTGCGCGGTGGTGGAGGTACAGGCAGTAGGAGGCGGCATCGCTGCCGCCCCCGGCGGCGTACTGCCACCAGAAGCGTGCTCCGTCCGGCGCGTCGGCGAGAAGCAGGACGCAGCCCAGGATCCAGGCGCTGCGCGGGGTGGGCACCTGCTCGGTGATGAAGTCGGCGACCTGATCAGGGGTGGCGTGGGTGACGGCAACCTCGCAGAGGGTCTGGAGGTGCCGTGCGGCCGTGTCGTCCGCCGACTCGCGGCCGCAACTGATCCATGGCGGGGTGCCGTCGGGTGCGAAGGCGGGGTAGGCGGTGTCTTCGTAGGGGACGGTGTCGGAGGGGACCTTGGGTTCCTTCAGGAGCAGGGCGCGGGCAAGGAGATGGTCGATGGCGGTCATTGCGGGGTGATCACTCCCGGTTGTCATGAAGGGGGTAGGTGGCTTCCAGAGCCCCTCGGGCGTGGTGCTCCAGGGTGTGGGTGACGGCCGGCCACAGTCCGACAACGGCGGGGACGGTGCGCCGGCACATGCCGCACAGGTAGCGCAGGACCGCGATGTCGAGCTGGTCTTCAGGCAGACGGCCGATGGCGTCGAAGAAGCCCGCCATCTCGGTGATCTCGGCGTAGCGGTCCCAGAGGTCTTCGATCTGGCTCTGGGCGACGGTGGAGAACGCCGCGGGGCGAAGGTCGGGGTGGCCTTCGGGATGGCGGTGGGCGCGCTGCATGACGCGCGAGCGCAGCAGGCACCAGGCGTGGCGGCGGACATCGGGGCTGGCGACGGCTTCGTCCCAGCCGAGCCAGAGGATGTCGAAGACCTCGGCCACCACCCAGTGGGCGCGGTGGTCGCTCTGGAGGAAGGCGCGCGTGTAGTCGGTGTAGGGCTGGCGCATCGCCTCGGTGAAGCCCTGGTGGGCCAGCGGCGGCTGTTCCTGCTGCAAGGGCTGGACCTCGTGTATGCGGGTTTCGATCCAGCCGGGCTTCTTGTCTGCCTCGCGGGCAGCGGCCGTCCACAGCCGGCGCAGGGGCCA harbors:
- a CDS encoding DUF6207 family protein, encoding MTAIDHLLARALLLKEPKVPSDTVPYEDTAYPAFAPDGTPPWISCGRESADDTAARHLQTLCEVAVTHATPDQVADFITEQVPTPRSAWILGCVLLLADAPDGARFWWQYAAGGGSDAASYCLYLHHRALGDSHAAAFWLEQSGIDRQDCDTSVPTVLRILRHLIPAAGRSRTEAMIAVMDYVSGAVAAGYARNPDYEIPLPGPDFAEQIGIILAVTSTVSKPSRHEHEVGAAALPNRPPLHPGENPAEERGREPERVLEVEAVDNESAAILKEAIAACWETATADLTAPKRDRPGVRLRYYLDRRPLIDALRTSGTRATQPS
- a CDS encoding helix-turn-helix domain-containing protein, whose product is MTPFSAPKQPHDEPPGRRGRKPAAIGADVGDSHRAWLEPVRNRYLASGLTLDDLVQRSGYSKTRISELLRGKGYYPGWEITYSVIRSLNIPIWPLRRLWTAAAREADKKPGWIETRIHEVQPLQQEQPPLAHQGFTEAMRQPYTDYTRAFLQSDHRAHWVVAEVFDILWLGWDEAVASPDVRRHAWCLLRSRVMQRAHRHPEGHPDLRPAAFSTVAQSQIEDLWDRYAEITEMAGFFDAIGRLPEDQLDIAVLRYLCGMCRRTVPAVVGLWPAVTHTLEHHARGALEATYPLHDNRE